ACGACGCGGTGGCCCGAGACGTGGTGGGCCGTGACGCGGTCGTGCACGACATCAAAGATCAAGAACCGGGGAAATCACCCTTCCCAACCCCACCCTGCCTCCCTTCACTCACACGGGTGAGGTTTGCCAACTCGGCTGGAATCCCGGCCGGTTGGCTGGCATATGCTCGCCCCACAACCCCAGACATGCGACGGCCCCCGGCCGGGACTGGCATCCCGATCGAGGGCCTGACCAACGAGGAAGAGAAGACCTTCCCGATGGATACCCAGCAGATTAGCGCGCCCTCGCGCACCCCGTCATCCGGTGTCGTGCACAGCAACTCCCGGCACACCAGCCGCTTCACGGTCGTGGGCAATCACCTCACCCAGCACCGCGAGCTGTCCCTCACCGCGATCGGGCTCGCCGCCCACATCCAGTCGCTGCCCGCCGGGGCGAGGATCGGCATCAGGTTCCTCGCCGAGCGCTTCCCGGAGAGCGAGGCCCGCATCGCCGCCGCCCTGCGCGAACTGGAGGCCCACGGCTACCTGGAGCGGACCCGCGAGCGCCTGCCCAGCGGCCGGGTCGTGACCCGCACGGTCTCGTACAACCGGCCCACTCTCGCTGCGGCCCCTGTCGCAACACCGCAGCGGCGGCCGCAGACGAGGCCCATCCGCCGGGCCCCCGAGCCTCTTCCCCCGGCGCCTGCGCCCCAGCCGGATGCGGAGAAACCCGCCGTCACCCACGTACCGCCACGCCCGTCGCTTCCCCAGCCGCAGGTTCCCGACCTCGACCGTCACCGCGCGGCCACCGACCTCCTCGCGGACCTGCGCCGCCACGAACCCCGGCTGCTGCTGGCCGAGGGCGACATCCGCCGGCTGGCTCCCGCCGTTGCCGCCTGGCTCGAACGGGGCGCCCACCCTGACGCCGTACGCCGCACCCTCGCCGCCGACCTGCCCGAGCCACTGACACGCCCGGCGGGCCTCCTCGCCCACCGCCTGACTGCTCTCCTGCCACCCCCGCTCCCCACCGCTCCGGTCAGGGAAGCCGTGCCGCGCCCGGAGCCGCTCCAGAACTGCGGCGACTGCGACCGAGCCTTCCGGGCACCGGAGCCGGGTCGCTGCCGCGACTGCCGAACCGATCTGATGGAGGCCGCTTAGCATGAACGTGACGACCCTTGCCCCCGGGCACAGACGAGGAGCGCACGCCATGGCCATCGCCCCGGACGACGCACAGCGGGACTCGGTCCACTACCTGGCCATGCGCGACATCGTCGAGCAGATGCAGGACAGCGTTCCCGGCAAATTCGAGATCACCGAAGAAGGAATCGTCCACGACATGATGGCGCCCGTCGGACCTCATGAGCTGACGGCGCTGCGCGTTCGGAAACGCCTGGAAAAGGTGATGCCGGAAGAGCTGGTGGCTCATACCGGCACTCCTGACGTGGAGGACACGCCTCGGGGCATTCTGCGTCACCCGGACATCATGGTGATCGCCGAGGCGGACATGGAGGTTGTGAGTTCAATCGATCCCCGTACGCTCATTGCCGCCATTGAAGTCGTCTCACGGTCCAACCCGGACAACGACTGGGTGAGCAAAATGCGGGACTACCCCCTGCTCGGCATCCCCGTCTACGCGATCTTCGACCCCCGCACGGGCACGGGTGCCGTCCTCTCCGACATCCACCCGACGCCGGAGGGCCCGCGTTACGCGGTCCGCAAGGACTTCGTGTACGGCGAGGACGTCACCATCGGCGAGTGGACGATCTCGACGGATGCGCTCCCGCGGTTCGTGTGACGTCCGCGCGGCTTCAGGTGGCGTCGAGGTGGTCGAGGGGACGCCGACGTCAGCGGTGGAAGGCGGAGCCGAAGTGGGCGCCGGGTGCGGGGGCGGCGAGTGTGCCCGGTCCGAAGCTCACCGACCCGGTCGCGGTGACTCCGGAGGCGGCGCCGGGGAAGACCCACATGGACCCGGTGCCGCTGTTCTCCTGCGGTGCCGAAACGGCGACGTACCCGCCGACGACGGCGGTGCGGCTGCCGAACCGGTCGCCGTTCTCTGCCGTACCGGGCACTCCTGCCGTGTTCTGGCTGAGGACCTGGACCCTGGTGCCGGCCAGACCCGTCGCGCTCCCCCTGAGGACGGCGAAGGTGCCGGCGTCGGTCCGGTCGGCGTGGTCCTCGCCAGGGATGCCGGTGACGACGTCGGCGTAACCGTCGCCGGTGACGTCGCCGACGGAGACGTCGGTGCCGAAGCGGTCGCCGTTCTCCCCCGTCCCGGGGACGCCGGTGGTGTTCTGGCCGATCAGCGCGGCCCGGGGCGCGAGCCCGGCCGCCGTGCCCCGGACCACGCCCACGAGACCGCCGCCCGCCGCCGTGCTGCGGCCGAAGACGACATCCTGACGGCCATCGCCGTCGATGTCGCCGAGGGCGATGCTGTCCGCGGACACGGTGTCCGGGTAGGCGATGAACGGCCCTGCCACCAGGCCGTCCTCGGTGCCCTTCAGTAGTTGCAGATGGGGCGGCGGGATCGCTCCTCCATCGTCCGAGTCCCACGAACCGCTGCTGACCACCAGGTCGGTTGTGCCGTCGCCGTCCACATCGCCCGCTTCCATCGCGTGGATGCGGACGTCCAGGCCGACGAGGGGTCCGGTGCGGGCCGGGCCACCGGTACGGCTGAAGGGCCCGTACCGCATCTGATAGGCCGTCGCCAGGTCCAGGTGTCCGTCCCCGTCGAAGTCGCCGGCCCGGGTCCGCGCCCCGCCCTGGCCGATGTCGGTGGCGATGATGAGCCCGCCCACGCTTCCCCACAGGACGGTTTGCCGCCCGACGTCACGCGCGCTGCCGATGTCCTCGCCCGGGGTTGCGACAACCAGGTCGGTGAAACCGTCGCCGTCCAGGTCGGCCGCCGTGAGGTGGCTGCCGAAGTGGTCACCCGTCTCCGCCGTACCGGGGACTCCGTAGCGGTTCTGGCTGATCACCTGGTGCTTGACGCCGTTGGGGCCCTCGGCCATGCCGTAGACGACGGCGAAGTACCCGGCGCCGGACCTGCCGTTGACCGTGCCGCCCGGTGCGGCGACCGCCACGTCGGTGTATCCGTCACCGTCGAAGTCGGCCCGCACGGACGCCGCGGCGTCGGCGGCGAGGGCGCCCACCGGGGCGTTTTCGGCGTAGGACACCGCAGGGGCCGCCCCCGTCACGGCGATGACGGCGGCGACGACAGCGGCGGCGGCCAGGTTGAATCTCCGTGAGGACAAGGCGAACCCCTTGGGACGGCGAGTAGTCGGCCGCGCTTCTCATCTCAAGCACTCGGCAACCAACAAGACCCGCACAAGGCGCCAAGGGTTGTAGGCCGTCTTCACACAAATCAGCCGGTGTGTGCCAGTCTCTTGGCGATCTTCCTTGCGTCCAGGGCCATTTCGCGGAACATGCCGCTGATCGGGTTGGTGAAGCCGGTGAAGTAGAGCCCGGGTGCCTGCTTGGGCGTACGGCCGCCGTGCACCACCGGGCGGCCCCGGGCGTCCAGTACGCCGAGGTGGCCGACCAGCCCCTCCAGGGCCCGTCGGTAGCCGGTCGCAGCGATCACCGCGTCCGGGGTGATCCGGTCCCCGTCGGCCAGCACCACCGCGCCCTCGTCGAAGGACTCGACGGCCGCCACCGGGACCACCCGGCCGGACTTCACCGCGTCGATCAGCCCCACGTCCTGCACCGGGATGGCGCCGTCCTTGACCCGTGAGTACAGGCCGGTTTCCGGACGCGGGAGGCCCTGCGCGGAGAGGTCGGGGACGGCGATCCTGGCCATCAGGTGCCCGGCCCGGTCGACCAGCCGGACCGGCAGCCTGCGTACCAGGATGCCGGTCGCCTGCGCGGGCCAGCCCGCCGTCGAGCGGCGCACGATGTGGGGCGCGGTGCGCACGGCGATCCGTACCCGGGACGCCCCGCCCTCCACCAGGTCGGCGGCGATCTCCGCGCCCGTGTTGCCGATGCCGACGACGAGGACGTCCCTGCCGGCGTACGGGGCGGGGTTGCGGTAGTCGCAGGCGTGCACCAGGTCGCCGGTGAAGGTGTCGCGGCCGGACCAGTCGGGGATGCGCGGGGTGTGGTTGTGGCCGGTGGCCACGACGACGGCCCGGCCGGTCAGCACCCGGCCGCCGGTCGCGGTCAGCTGCCAGCCGGTTCCGTCGGGCGCCCGGTCGATCCGGGACACCTCCACGCCTGTCACGACTTCGAGTTCGTGGTGCTCGGCGTACTTCTCCAGGTAGCGCACCACATCGTCCCTGCCCACCCAGCGTCCGAACCGGCGCGGCATCGCGAGCCCGGGCAGCGCGGACCAGCGCCGGGTCGTGTGGAGGTGCAGCCGGTCGTAGTGGCGGCGCCAGGAGGCCCCCACGTTCCCGGACTTCTCCAGCACGACCGCCCGTACTCCCTGCTCGCGCAGGGCCGCCGCGGCGGCGAGACCTCCCGGGCCGCCGCCGATGACGTACACGGGCCGGTCCTCCGTGCGGTCGATGGGGGCTGGGGTGGAGCTACCGGCGGTAGGTGTGCTGTCGGACATGGTTCGGAGCGTAATCGCGCCCTCACTCGATGGGTCTCGGCCGAGACCGGAATCGGTTGCGAATTGATCACGGGTGTGTGGCTCGTGCACGGGTCCTGCGCACCCCTTGCGCAAGCCGTCACCATCAGGTGCACTGACGTACCGTCAGATATGGTGAACGGGAGGCCTCATGCAGACGATCTGGCTCGGCGGCGCCGAGTGGCTCGCCGTCCTCCGGATAGGCCTCGGCCTGTGGTGGCTGGAGAGTTGGCGGCACAAGGACAAGAAGGGCTGGTTCGAGCGCGGTACGGGCATCGCCTGGGCCGCGGACGTGGCGGGCAAGCACCGGTGGACGGCCGTACGCACCGGATTCCAGCGGATCGTCGCCCCGCGCCCCAAGGCCATGGCCTACCTCGTCGTGTACGCCGAACTCGCCCTGGGCCTCGGCCTGATCGCCGGATTCCTCACCCCCGTCGCCCTCGTCGCCGGACTCCTCCTCAACCTCCTCTACCTCGTGCTGATGATCCACGACTGGGCCGAGCAGGGGCAGAACGCGATGATGGCGCTCATCTCGCTCGTGGCGCTGTTCGCGATGTCCTGGCAGGCCTGGTCCCTCGACGGCGCGATCGGACTCTTCCCGTGACCGCGGACGCCGTACGCTTCGACCTCCCCGAGCCCGACGCCTTCACCCGCCCCTACTGGGACGCCGCCGCCCGGGGGCAGTTGCTGCTGCGCCGCTGCCGCGCCTGCGGGCGCGCCCACCACTACCCCCGCGAGTTCTGCCCGCACTGCTGGAGCGAGGACGTCGCCTGGGAACGGGCGAGCGGGCACGCCACGCTCTACACCTGGTCCGTCGTCCACCGCAACGACCTGCCGCCGTTCGGCGCCCGCGTCCCGTACACCGCCGCCGTCGTCGATCTGGCCGAGGGGCCGCGGATGATGACGGAGATCGTGGACTGCGAGGAGCCGGACCTGGCGATCGGCATGGCGCTGCGGGTGGCCTTCCGGCGGGAGGAGGGCGAGGAGGGCAAGGAGACGGTTCCGGTCTTCCGGCCTCTGTGCTGACCGTGTCGGCCGCCCGGCCTCCGGTCACAACCCCGGCGCCCCCCACACCGGGAACCACCGTGCCAGGTCCTTCTCCACGCGGAGATCGTCCCCGAGTACTGCCCGGACCTGCAGCTCCAGCTCGTTGTCGCGCTTCTCGGCGCCGCCCGGCACCGGAGCGAACGGATAGAACGTGCCGCGCTTGTAGAGGTAGACCAGCGCCAGCGGGCGGTCCCGTGCGTTCCTGAAGCCGATCAGGGAGCAGAGCAGTTGCGGGCCGAAGCCGCCGTCCTGGAGCAGGGTGTTGACCGCGTGCAGGTCGTTGACCAGGGCGGCCGTGTCCTCGGTCGGCCGGTGGGTGAGCAGCCAGGTGTAGCCGTACGTGTCCTGGCTGAACTCCACCGGGATGCCGCCCCGGTCGCTGTCGGCGTCGAGCAGTTCGCGTACGTCTTCCTGGATACGGGCGAAGGTGCCGCCCTCGACGCCCGCGAAGCAGACGGAGCCGAGGCCGGTGGGCGCGAACCCGGCGCCCGCCTGGAGGGTGAGGGCTGCGGAGGGCACGGCGAAGAGCTGGTCGAGGTCGGGGCGGACCGGCTTGCTGCGGCCCAGGATGGTGTCGAGAAGACCCACTGCGGACTCCCTGATTCCTTACGACGGGTTCCTGCGGGATATCTACCGGTTCCCTGCGGGAGATCTACGGGTTCCTTACGGGCGGGCGAGGTCGGCGGAGATACGGGCCAGCTGGTCCAGGCGCTGTTCGAGGGTCGGGTGGGAGGAGAGCAGCCGGCTCAGGCTCTCCTTGGAGGAGAACGCGGGGACGAAGTAGAAGGCGTTGTACGGCTCCGCCTTGCGCAGATCCTCGGTCGGGATGCGGGCCATCTGGCCGCTCACCTTCGTGAGGGCGGAGGCGAGCGCCGAGGGGCGGCCGGTGAGCAGGGCGGCGGTGCGGTCGGCGGAGAGCTCGCGGTAGCGCGAGAGCAGCCGGGTGAGCAGGAAGCTCAGGGCGTACACGATCGCGCTGACCAGCGGGATCAGCATGATCGCGATGCCGACCGGGTCATTGCTCCGGCTGTTGCGGGAGAGCCCGCCCCACAGGGCGACGCGGGTGATGATGCCCGCGAGCACGCCGAGGAACGAGGCGATCGTCATGACGGCGACGTCCCGGTGCGCGACATGCGACATCTCGTGCGCGAGCACGCCCTCCAGCTCCTCCGGTTCCAGTCTGCGCAGCAGACCGGTCGTGGCGCAGACGAGGGCGGTCTTCTCACTCCGGCCGGTGGCGAAGGCGTTCGGCACATCGCTCTGGGCGATCGCCACCCGGGGCTTGGGCATGTCGGCCAGGGCGCAGATCCGGTCGACGGTGCCGTGCAGTTCGGGTGCCTGCTCGGGGGTGACTTCCCGGGCGCCCATGCTGAATGCGGCGATGCGGTCGCTGAACCAGAACTGGGCGATGAACAGTCCGCCGGTGAAGATCAGAATGATCGGCCAGGCGCCGCGCAGCACGGCGAGCAGCACGCCGACCAGGACCACGTACAGCAGACCGATCAGGAACATGGTGGTCACCATGCGCGTGGTCAGCCCGCGGTCGGCGGCGTAACGGGAACGGGTTCGGCTCATCGGTGCCTCCAGTCCTCACCTGCCTCCCATAGTGCTCCTTTGCGGTTGAATCCGAATAAACCCGAAGGGCAGGCCTCTACGGCCAGAGCAGTTTGCTCGTCCAGCCCGCTCCGTCCCGGCGGCGGTAGCGCAGCCGTACGTGTCGGCGCCTCGCGTCGCCCTGGAAGAACTCGACCTCCCGCGGCTCGACCACGTACCGCGTCCAGCTCGCGACCTCCGCGTCCGGATCCGCCTGTGCCCGCTTCCAGGCGGCGTCCGAAGCGCGGTTCAGTTCCTCGTACGAGCCGAGCACCTCGCTCTGCCGTCCCACCAGCGCCGATGCCAGCGCCCCGGTCGAGCGGACGTGCAGATCGGCCCGGCTCTCGGCGGGGGTGCAGAGGGTGACCGGACCTCGTACCCGCACCTGCCGTCCCTGCGCCGGCCAGTAGAAGCCGAGCGCGGCGTGCGGGTGGGCGGCGAGCTGGCGGCCCTTCGCGCTGGTGGCGTGCGTGGCGAAGTGCCAGCCGCGCTCGTCCGCGTCGTGCAGCATCAGCGTCCGCAGGTCCGGGTTCCCCTCGGCGTCGACGGTGGCCAGCGTCATGGTGTGCGGCTCGGCCTGCCCGGCGGCCACCGCCTCGGCGAACCAGGTGTGGAAGAGGGGGAGCGGGGTGCGCGGCGCGGCGGCCGGATCGAACGCGGGCAGATCGATGTCCCATACGCGCTGGGCGTGAAGGAGGTTCCTGAAGGTGCGCTGGGCAGAGGTCGGTGCATCCGTCATGCGGCCATTGGATACCAGACACCTCCTGGGGGAAGGCTGTAGCACAGTGAGACACGTCGAGCTACGCTGGTTGCATGAGGACCATCACGCAGCGGGAATTCCGTAATAAATCCGCTGAAGTCATGGACGCGGTGGAGGCGGGCGAGATCTTCCACATCACCCGCAACGGCATAGAGGTCGCAGAACTGCGGCCGCTCACCCGGAAGCGGCAGCTGAGCGCGGAGGAGTTGGTCGCCCGTCACCGGCGGCTGCCACGCGTGGATCACACGCTGATGCGTCAAGAGGCGGACGAGTTCTTCGGTACGCAGGACCGTCTCGGGGACGACGACCCCTGGGAGCGCAACCGTGACTGAGCGCTACCGCACGGGGGTGCTCGACACGTGCACCTATGTCGACCTCGATGTGCTGAGCCCCGGTGATCTGCCGGTGATCCCCGCACTCACGGCTGTGACGTTGGCCGAACTCCAGCAGGGCGTCGCCTTGGCCAGGGATCCGGCGGTGCGGGCTGCACGGATGGAGAAGCTGGGAGCCGCTGTCGCCGACTTCGAACCCCTGCCCTTCGACGGGGACG
This sequence is a window from Streptomyces sp. NBC_01217. Protein-coding genes within it:
- a CDS encoding helix-turn-helix domain-containing protein, with amino-acid sequence MDTQQISAPSRTPSSGVVHSNSRHTSRFTVVGNHLTQHRELSLTAIGLAAHIQSLPAGARIGIRFLAERFPESEARIAAALRELEAHGYLERTRERLPSGRVVTRTVSYNRPTLAAAPVATPQRRPQTRPIRRAPEPLPPAPAPQPDAEKPAVTHVPPRPSLPQPQVPDLDRHRAATDLLADLRRHEPRLLLAEGDIRRLAPAVAAWLERGAHPDAVRRTLAADLPEPLTRPAGLLAHRLTALLPPPLPTAPVREAVPRPEPLQNCGDCDRAFRAPEPGRCRDCRTDLMEAA
- a CDS encoding Uma2 family endonuclease; this encodes MAIAPDDAQRDSVHYLAMRDIVEQMQDSVPGKFEITEEGIVHDMMAPVGPHELTALRVRKRLEKVMPEELVAHTGTPDVEDTPRGILRHPDIMVIAEADMEVVSSIDPRTLIAAIEVVSRSNPDNDWVSKMRDYPLLGIPVYAIFDPRTGTGAVLSDIHPTPEGPRYAVRKDFVYGEDVTIGEWTISTDALPRFV
- a CDS encoding FG-GAP and VCBS repeat-containing protein is translated as MSSRRFNLAAAAVVAAVIAVTGAAPAVSYAENAPVGALAADAAASVRADFDGDGYTDVAVAAPGGTVNGRSGAGYFAVVYGMAEGPNGVKHQVISQNRYGVPGTAETGDHFGSHLTAADLDGDGFTDLVVATPGEDIGSARDVGRQTVLWGSVGGLIIATDIGQGGARTRAGDFDGDGHLDLATAYQMRYGPFSRTGGPARTGPLVGLDVRIHAMEAGDVDGDGTTDLVVSSGSWDSDDGGAIPPPHLQLLKGTEDGLVAGPFIAYPDTVSADSIALGDIDGDGRQDVVFGRSTAAGGGLVGVVRGTAAGLAPRAALIGQNTTGVPGTGENGDRFGTDVSVGDVTGDGYADVVTGIPGEDHADRTDAGTFAVLRGSATGLAGTRVQVLSQNTAGVPGTAENGDRFGSRTAVVGGYVAVSAPQENSGTGSMWVFPGAASGVTATGSVSFGPGTLAAPAPGAHFGSAFHR
- a CDS encoding flavin-containing monooxygenase — protein: MSDSTPTAGSSTPAPIDRTEDRPVYVIGGGPGGLAAAAALREQGVRAVVLEKSGNVGASWRRHYDRLHLHTTRRWSALPGLAMPRRFGRWVGRDDVVRYLEKYAEHHELEVVTGVEVSRIDRAPDGTGWQLTATGGRVLTGRAVVVATGHNHTPRIPDWSGRDTFTGDLVHACDYRNPAPYAGRDVLVVGIGNTGAEIAADLVEGGASRVRIAVRTAPHIVRRSTAGWPAQATGILVRRLPVRLVDRAGHLMARIAVPDLSAQGLPRPETGLYSRVKDGAIPVQDVGLIDAVKSGRVVPVAAVESFDEGAVVLADGDRITPDAVIAATGYRRALEGLVGHLGVLDARGRPVVHGGRTPKQAPGLYFTGFTNPISGMFREMALDARKIAKRLAHTG
- a CDS encoding DoxX family protein, which codes for MQTIWLGGAEWLAVLRIGLGLWWLESWRHKDKKGWFERGTGIAWAADVAGKHRWTAVRTGFQRIVAPRPKAMAYLVVYAELALGLGLIAGFLTPVALVAGLLLNLLYLVLMIHDWAEQGQNAMMALISLVALFAMSWQAWSLDGAIGLFP
- a CDS encoding Zn-ribbon domain-containing OB-fold protein; the protein is MTADAVRFDLPEPDAFTRPYWDAAARGQLLLRRCRACGRAHHYPREFCPHCWSEDVAWERASGHATLYTWSVVHRNDLPPFGARVPYTAAVVDLAEGPRMMTEIVDCEEPDLAIGMALRVAFRREEGEEGKETVPVFRPLC
- the pspAB gene encoding PspA-associated protein PspAB; its protein translation is MGLLDTILGRSKPVRPDLDQLFAVPSAALTLQAGAGFAPTGLGSVCFAGVEGGTFARIQEDVRELLDADSDRGGIPVEFSQDTYGYTWLLTHRPTEDTAALVNDLHAVNTLLQDGGFGPQLLCSLIGFRNARDRPLALVYLYKRGTFYPFAPVPGGAEKRDNELELQVRAVLGDDLRVEKDLARWFPVWGAPGL
- the htpX gene encoding zinc metalloprotease HtpX — its product is MSRTRSRYAADRGLTTRMVTTMFLIGLLYVVLVGVLLAVLRGAWPIILIFTGGLFIAQFWFSDRIAAFSMGAREVTPEQAPELHGTVDRICALADMPKPRVAIAQSDVPNAFATGRSEKTALVCATTGLLRRLEPEELEGVLAHEMSHVAHRDVAVMTIASFLGVLAGIITRVALWGGLSRNSRSNDPVGIAIMLIPLVSAIVYALSFLLTRLLSRYRELSADRTAALLTGRPSALASALTKVSGQMARIPTEDLRKAEPYNAFYFVPAFSSKESLSRLLSSHPTLEQRLDQLARISADLARP
- a CDS encoding pyridoxine/pyridoxamine 5'-phosphate oxidase, whose translation is MTDAPTSAQRTFRNLLHAQRVWDIDLPAFDPAAAPRTPLPLFHTWFAEAVAAGQAEPHTMTLATVDAEGNPDLRTLMLHDADERGWHFATHATSAKGRQLAAHPHAALGFYWPAQGRQVRVRGPVTLCTPAESRADLHVRSTGALASALVGRQSEVLGSYEELNRASDAAWKRAQADPDAEVASWTRYVVEPREVEFFQGDARRRHVRLRYRRRDGAGWTSKLLWP
- a CDS encoding type II toxin-antitoxin system Phd/YefM family antitoxin — encoded protein: MRTITQREFRNKSAEVMDAVEAGEIFHITRNGIEVAELRPLTRKRQLSAEELVARHRRLPRVDHTLMRQEADEFFGTQDRLGDDDPWERNRD
- a CDS encoding type II toxin-antitoxin system VapC family toxin, which produces MTERYRTGVLDTCTYVDLDVLSPGDLPVIPALTAVTLAELQQGVALARDPAVRAARMEKLGAAVADFEPLPFDGDAAARYGTLVALVMAAGRDPRPRRLDLMIASVASVGGLPLYTRNADDFKGLEGALTVVGV